Below is a window of Halarcobacter anaerophilus DNA.
GCGGGTCTGATTTATATGTATAAGAAAAAGGCTTTATCATGGGATTAGGAGCAGAAGCTAATTTAGGTGATTCAATAATCACTACAAAACTAGACTCAGCTATTAACTGGGCAAGATCATATTCAATGTGGCCAATGGCATTCGGTACTGCATGTTGCGGTATTGAATTTATGTCTGTTGCAGCTGCTAGATATGACGTATCAAGATTTGGTGCAGAGGTTGTAAGATTTTCCCCTAGACAGGCAGACTTACTTATAGTAGCAGGAACAATCACATATAAACAAGCACCCGTACTTAAAAAGATTTGGGATCAAATGTGTGAACCTAAATGGGTAATATCAATGGGTGCCTGTGCTTGTTCGGGTGGTTTTTATGATAATTATACAACACTTCAAGGAATTGATGAAATTATTCCTGTGGATGAATATATAGCAGGTTGTCCTCCAAGACCTGAAGCTGTTTTAGATGCAATCATGAGAATTCAGGAAAAATCATATAATGAATCTATTATAAAAGACAGAGAGCGAAACTACAAGGGGATTTTAGATGCTTAAACCTGATATGCTTATTGATGCAAAAGATATAAAATCAACAATAACTAGGCTTAAGAACGAAGAAGATTATACGATTCTTTTAGATGTTACAGCTATCGATTATATACAATATCCTGATGTAACTCCTTCTAGATTTGCCGTAATCTATATTTTAAGAACTAGTAATTTCAAAAAACAACTTACGGTAAAAGCATATGTAGATGACAATACCTTGGAAGTTGATTCAATAACCGATCTTTTTTACTCTGCCGATTGGGCAGAAAGAGAGACTTTCGACCAGTACGGAGTAAAATTCAAAGGTCACCCGAATTTAAAAAGAGTTTTAAATCACCACCAATTTGTAGGTCACCCTTTAAGAAAAGATTATGAAATAACAAAAGGTCAAATCTGTACTGAAACTGAAGATTTGATGGATGAGATGATTCCTCTTCTTAAAAGAAAAGGGTATAAGCAGTCAGATTTAGAAGATTTGATGATGTTAAACGTAGGTCCTTCTCACCCGGCTTCTCACGGTACAATTAGAAACTTCGTTGCTATGGAAGGTGAAACAATCAAAGCTTGTGTAACAGAAATAGGTTATTTGCACAGAGGTTTTGAAAA
It encodes the following:
- a CDS encoding NADH-quinone oxidoreductase subunit B, with the translated sequence MGLGAEANLGDSIITTKLDSAINWARSYSMWPMAFGTACCGIEFMSVAAARYDVSRFGAEVVRFSPRQADLLIVAGTITYKQAPVLKKIWDQMCEPKWVISMGACACSGGFYDNYTTLQGIDEIIPVDEYIAGCPPRPEAVLDAIMRIQEKSYNESIIKDRERNYKGILDA